One segment of Spodoptera frugiperda isolate SF20-4 chromosome 5, AGI-APGP_CSIRO_Sfru_2.0, whole genome shotgun sequence DNA contains the following:
- the LOC118271851 gene encoding uncharacterized protein LOC118271851 isoform X2 — protein sequence MSAKTESASQRAESDGEVGRLVDCSQADDRRLIQLVRERRLLYARNNMPVASYYNQVKRLWLEVANKMGWSVTDVRRKWSHIRNSYSRHLRNELHGVRTGRGRMVSKWYLADELDFLRQHMATDTRPSRHSYRPLYTIRHDPVAATHGDPSTPWFALTSSSPTSTLQLPVEMEPQPFCEDSSSPHSFEPDENSAYFHFFRGIHNDYQELPAKKQRLFRRECLAFLHRLLDEEDSRGQQDALDLSNSIETDDEKESKPFIISNIESIVGEPGSPTHERVTETT from the exons ATGTCAGCGAAGACAGAGAGCGCGTCCCAACGGGCGGAGAGCGACGGGGAGGTGGGCCGGCTGGTGGACTGCAGCCAGGCCGACGACCGGCGCCTGATCCAGCTGGTGCGCGAGCGGCGCCTGCTGTACGCGCGGAACAACATGCCCGTGGCCAGCTACTACAACCAGGTCAAGCGCTTGTGGCTCGAGGTCGCCAACAAGATGGGGTGGTCCG TGACGGACGTGCGGCGCAAGTGGTCTCACATCCGCAACTCGTACTCGCGCCACCTGCGCAACGAGCTGCACGGCGTGCGCACGGGCCGCGGCCGCATGGTCTCCAAGTGGTACCTCGCCGACGAGCTGGACTTCCTGCGCCAGCACATGGCCACAGACAC GAGACCGTCGCGCCATTCATACAGGCCTCTGTACACGATCCGGCACGACCCGGTGGCTGCCACGCATGGCGACCCGTCCACTCCGTGGTTTGCGCTGACCAGCTCGTCTCCCACCAGCACACTGCAGCTCCCGGTGGAGATGGAGCCACAGCCGTTTTGCGAGGACTCCTCAAGTCCTCACTCATTTGAGCCTGATGAAAATTCTGCGTACTTCCACTTTTTCCGAGGTATTCATAACGATTACCAGGAGCTGCCAGCCAAGAAGCAACGATTGTTTCGTCGCGAATGTCTCGCCTTCCTGCACCGGCTGCTAGACGAAGAGGACTCGCGAGGACAACAAGATGCTCTCGATCTCAGCAACTCCATTGAAACGGACGATGAGAAAGAATCTAAACCTTTTATCATCAGCAATATAGAAAGTATAGTGGGCGAGCCCGGCAGCCCCACCCACGAACGTGTGACCGAGACGACGTGA
- the LOC118271851 gene encoding uncharacterized protein LOC118271851 isoform X1 has protein sequence MSAKTESASQRAESDGEVGRLVDCSQADDRRLIQLVRERRLLYARNNMPVASYYNQVKRLWLEVANKMGWSGTYLLTCDCYNAVVVDDVVDVTDVRRKWSHIRNSYSRHLRNELHGVRTGRGRMVSKWYLADELDFLRQHMATDTRPSRHSYRPLYTIRHDPVAATHGDPSTPWFALTSSSPTSTLQLPVEMEPQPFCEDSSSPHSFEPDENSAYFHFFRGIHNDYQELPAKKQRLFRRECLAFLHRLLDEEDSRGQQDALDLSNSIETDDEKESKPFIISNIESIVGEPGSPTHERVTETT, from the exons ATGTCAGCGAAGACAGAGAGCGCGTCCCAACGGGCGGAGAGCGACGGGGAGGTGGGCCGGCTGGTGGACTGCAGCCAGGCCGACGACCGGCGCCTGATCCAGCTGGTGCGCGAGCGGCGCCTGCTGTACGCGCGGAACAACATGCCCGTGGCCAGCTACTACAACCAGGTCAAGCGCTTGTGGCTCGAGGTCGCCAACAAGATGGGGTGGTCCGGTACGTACCTGCTGACCTGCGATTGTTACAATGCCGTAGTGGTGGACGACGTAGTCGATG TGACGGACGTGCGGCGCAAGTGGTCTCACATCCGCAACTCGTACTCGCGCCACCTGCGCAACGAGCTGCACGGCGTGCGCACGGGCCGCGGCCGCATGGTCTCCAAGTGGTACCTCGCCGACGAGCTGGACTTCCTGCGCCAGCACATGGCCACAGACAC GAGACCGTCGCGCCATTCATACAGGCCTCTGTACACGATCCGGCACGACCCGGTGGCTGCCACGCATGGCGACCCGTCCACTCCGTGGTTTGCGCTGACCAGCTCGTCTCCCACCAGCACACTGCAGCTCCCGGTGGAGATGGAGCCACAGCCGTTTTGCGAGGACTCCTCAAGTCCTCACTCATTTGAGCCTGATGAAAATTCTGCGTACTTCCACTTTTTCCGAGGTATTCATAACGATTACCAGGAGCTGCCAGCCAAGAAGCAACGATTGTTTCGTCGCGAATGTCTCGCCTTCCTGCACCGGCTGCTAGACGAAGAGGACTCGCGAGGACAACAAGATGCTCTCGATCTCAGCAACTCCATTGAAACGGACGATGAGAAAGAATCTAAACCTTTTATCATCAGCAATATAGAAAGTATAGTGGGCGAGCCCGGCAGCCCCACCCACGAACGTGTGACCGAGACGACGTGA
- the LOC118271852 gene encoding uncharacterized protein LOC118271852 isoform X1, translating to MLGLILTAPLLLAAVASGEEYRKPLISLRDMDFVGEDRQLVTALGQCMAGLHAPLDLSDVEIKMAAERRQADPMQPPEVVEIKPDLLPLDLGHQRVNISLDYGELFSLEDSEPEHSNLSDARRVLWSEGIILTPARYPTYKYPDRYLICTKILEMMKQTVYGVQHQLVEVEPLIKQYENDVRYRIGYIFSRLDEWKQEMRSLFYSVERRKLKSTKDYIYYYERILSLNIDVTYTVEYVIHLHGEYMKKMEQILPKNERQKMIEAQRLKKQHQGRTSTPLPG from the exons ATGCTTGGACTCATCCTAACAGCACCACTCC TGCTGGCGGCAGTAGCTAGCG GTGAAGAATACCGCAAACCTCTCATCTCTCTGAGAGACATGGACTTCGTGGGCGAGGACAGGCAGCTGGTGACTGCGCTGGGGCAGTGCATGGCCGGGCTGCACGCGCCGCTCGACTTGAGTGACGTCGAAATCAAGATGGCCGCCGAGCGACGCCAGGCCGACCCCATGCAACCACCAGAAGTTGTCGAGATCAAGCCCGATCTGCTGCCACTCGATCTTGGCCACcaaag GGTCAACATCAGCTTGGACTACGGCGAACTGTTCAGTCTGGAAGACTCGGAACCCGAACATTCCAACTTGTCTGACGCGCGACGTGTATTGTGGTCAGAAGGAATAATACTGACACCTGCAAGATATCCTACATATAAGTACCCCGACAGGTATTTAATCTGTACAAAGATTTTAGAAATGATGAAGCAGACGGTGTATGGAGTACAGCACCAGCTCGTTGAAGTGGAGCCCTTAATCAAGCAGTATGAGAACGACGTGAGGTACCGCATCGGGTACATCTTCTCCAGGTTGGACGAATGGAAGCAAGAAATGCGCTCCTTGTTTTATTCTGTCGAACGGCGAAAGTTGAAATCTACGAAAGACTACATATACTACTACGAGCGCATCCTAAGCCTTAACATCGACGTGACTTACACGGTGGAGTACGTGATCCACCTGCACGGGGAGTACATGAAGAAGATGGAACAAATATTACCTAAAAATGAACGTCAGAAGATGATCGAAGCGCAGAGGCTAAAGAAGCAACACCAGGGTCGCACGTCCACGCCACTCCCGGGCTAG
- the LOC118271852 gene encoding uncharacterized protein LOC118271852 isoform X2, with protein MDFVGEDRQLVTALGQCMAGLHAPLDLSDVEIKMAAERRQADPMQPPEVVEIKPDLLPLDLGHQRVNISLDYGELFSLEDSEPEHSNLSDARRVLWSEGIILTPARYPTYKYPDRYLICTKILEMMKQTVYGVQHQLVEVEPLIKQYENDVRYRIGYIFSRLDEWKQEMRSLFYSVERRKLKSTKDYIYYYERILSLNIDVTYTVEYVIHLHGEYMKKMEQILPKNERQKMIEAQRLKKQHQGRTSTPLPG; from the exons ATGGACTTCGTGGGCGAGGACAGGCAGCTGGTGACTGCGCTGGGGCAGTGCATGGCCGGGCTGCACGCGCCGCTCGACTTGAGTGACGTCGAAATCAAGATGGCCGCCGAGCGACGCCAGGCCGACCCCATGCAACCACCAGAAGTTGTCGAGATCAAGCCCGATCTGCTGCCACTCGATCTTGGCCACcaaag GGTCAACATCAGCTTGGACTACGGCGAACTGTTCAGTCTGGAAGACTCGGAACCCGAACATTCCAACTTGTCTGACGCGCGACGTGTATTGTGGTCAGAAGGAATAATACTGACACCTGCAAGATATCCTACATATAAGTACCCCGACAGGTATTTAATCTGTACAAAGATTTTAGAAATGATGAAGCAGACGGTGTATGGAGTACAGCACCAGCTCGTTGAAGTGGAGCCCTTAATCAAGCAGTATGAGAACGACGTGAGGTACCGCATCGGGTACATCTTCTCCAGGTTGGACGAATGGAAGCAAGAAATGCGCTCCTTGTTTTATTCTGTCGAACGGCGAAAGTTGAAATCTACGAAAGACTACATATACTACTACGAGCGCATCCTAAGCCTTAACATCGACGTGACTTACACGGTGGAGTACGTGATCCACCTGCACGGGGAGTACATGAAGAAGATGGAACAAATATTACCTAAAAATGAACGTCAGAAGATGATCGAAGCGCAGAGGCTAAAGAAGCAACACCAGGGTCGCACGTCCACGCCACTCCCGGGCTAG